In the genome of Cytophagia bacterium CHB2, the window TGCTCATCGAAACGCGCCACCAGCTCTTCACGGGCATGCGTGCGGCCGGCAATCGCTTCGATGATTTCACGATCAAACACGCGCCAGCCGAATTTCTCCGCGAGAAGGTGTGAAAGTTCCGTGCCGCCGCTGCCGTACTCGCGCGAGATGGTAATGTACGGCCCGAATTTCCCCGGCAGCGGCTGCTGCGCGACCCGCGTTTGCCGCGCCCACTCGGCGCGTGTCATTTCCCAACGTTGCATGTGCTTGGTGATTTGCTTTTCAATCGGAATGTCTCGAAGAATTTTACTCATGGTATCCTCCAGAAGCATGGCCTTCGACAGCCTTCGGCAAGCTCGCCTTCGGCAGGCTCAGGCATCGGCGCCGGCGATGCGGCGGCTGAGCCTGTCGAAGCCGTCGAAGCCACCGGCTCACACTTGTTCAAATGCAGTGCGCAAATCCTCAATCAAATCATGCCAATCTTCCAAACCGAGCGCGAGACGAATGCCGCCCGGCTCCATGCCGCGTTTGCGTTTTTCTTCTTCGGGCAGGGCCGAGTGTGTCAT includes:
- a CDS encoding cytidylate kinase-like family protein, with the protein product MLLEDTMSKILRDIPIEKQITKHMQRWEMTRAEWARQTRVAQQPLPGKFGPYITISREYGSGGTELSHLLAEKFGWRVFDREIIEAIAGRTHAREELVARFDE